CATATACCTGGTGATGCAGGAGGGACGATTCACTATCGTAAAGGAGAACTCACCCGACATCAGAGTCTGTTTACAGGCCTTGTGGAGTACAACTGCATAGTGTGGGAAAAGTTTCCGAAAGCTTTTGGGGCTCCAGAATGAGCTGCGTGAAGTGATGTCACTTCAGTCAGCGGCTGACGACAGGGTTTTGACAAGGAATGTGTGGAATCAAAGAGGATATTAATCGTTCTGCTGCATCGTGTTTAAACATTTTAACTGTCCGTTGTGAGATAGGAGTACAAAGCTAATCTTTTAAGCTCCGAAACAAGGATAACTGCATTATAGTTTACATTGAAGAAATGTGTACAAAGTGCTCACAACGGTGCATTCATCACCAGATGAACGAGAGCCAAATGCCATCAACAATTGGAAGTGAAACCCTTCTAAACGAACAACAAAAAGGGGTTTCAGTGATCATTCCTGAAGAAATGATTTGTAAAGACGTGCTAATGTTTGTGGGGGAAACTGTGCCGAGTGGTATATACATGACTGACAAGTGTAATAGTGAATGTAAGGAATGTGTTTAAAGTGCGTGGACATAAGGTTTAAAATCAGTAAAACGTTCTACTGAATATGTGTGAAAGTATTGACTGTTCTCTCGCCACAGCGAACCACGTCCCCCAACCAGAGTACCGGCAGCTGCTCATGGAGACTGTGATGGTTCTGGGCCTGGTAGCTGACATGGACCGCATCCTGCATCTGACCAACGACCTCTTCCTCAGCGACCAGGTACAGAGACAGCTGACGGCAAGAGGCACATTCGAGTTTGAAGGGATGTTCATGTATGTTGACCGGGGTTCTCTCTGTCTTGCCTCTGCTTACCCAGAAGTCCCACAGTGTTCGTGATTATTTCCTGGAGAAGGACCCAGCAACAGGAATCTGCAACTTGTTCTACGACAGCGCCACTAGTGGCAGCTGTGGCACCATGACCTACCTGTCCAAGGCGGTGATCACTTATGTGCAGGACTTCCTGCCGAGCTCCAGCTGCCTGATGCAGTGAGAAAGCTGAACACCTGAGGAGACATGTTTTACAGGGAGAGGACCACCTGGCCATTATCAGCTCATATGATTCATGTGGTGCTTGTGAGTATTTACTCTTCAATAAACTCTGAAGCTCTCATACACTGATTTAACATCATGGTGTCGGCAGCTGATTTCAATTCAGGTCTGAACTGTGAACTTAAACATGCAGCTcaaatgtgtgtttacagtaCTTACATTTACAGTACTTACATTATGCATTATACGTCAACTTACATTTGCAAATATATTAGCacatctctgtacttgtgtgtaatAATATTATGTAAACAGTTAACTGTCTTGTAATCAAATGTCATAGGATATAATTCTAGAGCTCGGCAGTTATCGAAGTCATACATTTTTTGTAATTGGTTCACCCATATAATTTCCCTCAAATCAATAATctatacttttattttcttcattctgttactttttggttttatttttatttagtaatataaattattattctaCTAtaatggcatctattgcacctgtccatcctggagagggatcctcctctgttgctctcctgaaggtttcttccctttttcccccctgaagggttatttgggagttttctctgatccgatgtgaggttttgggacagggatgtctatgtgtacagattgtaaagcactgtgagagaaatttgtaatttgtgaaaatcggctataaactgaattgaattgaatgttataAGAGaaatttataacataacatttgaAATGCATGTACAAAAACTCAGGAATAAACAATAAAACTcaggaataaacaataatcgaaagcaataatgcatttatttaagaaTATTATCGGGGGTATAGTTACAATATACAGTGTTActgccctttgagggcagccatgatgacagtgaaaatgagtttgacagacCTGCTAGTGGACCAAGCTTTGGTGGCGAGTGACCCCAAACACTTAAGGGCAGTGAATATAAGGGAAACAACACTCTAAACCTCAAATTTGAGGCGCTTGTGAATATATGgatgataaaaagaaaaaaaattatcaaaTAATTGTTTCAGCTCAAACCGATTTCCCAGCACCAATctcatcatttaaaaatagtaTTGATAGTCCTTTACTTTGAAAACAGAAGTTGACGTAAAAAACTCATGTGATTCATCCATCTATTCTCCAAACCACTCATTCTTTTTTGGGGTTGCGGGACGCTGTCACCAGGCCAtctaggactgtctcagaaaattagaatattgtgatgaagttctttattttctgtaatgcaattaaaaaaccaaaaatgtcatgcattctggattcattacaaatcaactgaaatattgcaagccttttattcttttaatattgctgattatggcttacagcttaagaaaactcaaatatcctctctaaatattagaatatcatgaaaaagtatactagtagggtattaaacaaatcacttgaaacCAAGATTGGTAATGTGGGATGTTTTACAGGCTTTGGGAAATTAACAGAACAATTGGAAAAAGCAATAGGATACTTAAAATGCCAGAAAAAGAAGTTAACAGAAAAGGTTGGTTCTTAACTGTATGTTGATGGTCACCTCAGCGCAACATGAACAACAACCTCACCTATTGTGCAAAATTCATTTGAGCTATTTTAACTCCCATATAAATGTGCTTACTGTATTTCAGTCGTCCACATAGAAAACATGTAGGCCAAGTTATAAACAGTAATTTTTATTATCTCAGTCTTTAGATCAAATCTGGGTCAACCTTCTGACTTTTTGGCCCTTTGACGCGCTGCTTCTGTGTCTTCTGCAGCAGAGCCAGCGTGTCTCTCTTCTCAATTTTCCTGAGCtgtttcttcttcatcctcttgaTCTTTGCTGTGTTTGTGATCTGTGATACAAGAGACAGGTGATTATAAACAAACAGGTCAATCTccaatcaggcatgaaaacgggtcaggggtgaaaagggtgagaaggataggcgcacgcggggggggtgctagtgacttccatgaacatcgatgttggacatccttttttttgttggcgtgaacaagtcttcaagtcttgtgctctgctgagcctcgagtctgttctgcctctacctggttgtcacgatcttctataccatacctgccataaatatcatgatatagatacaataccataaaaacagtataccataaataagacactggtatatttatctataatagtaataaataaaatatctgtatggttcactttttaccaactttttcaacacttaacaaatggcagtaatattagtattaatacagccagatatgaatgaaactacatggagccatcatagcattgattatacactatgaagccgttagtctgtatctgaccagatgataccgagttcatcaggatgagcagctgtagagttacagaactttacagactgaacttaaacatttcacttctggcatctttttttatttttatttttaaagccgaaaattccgccacttaaagggtacctgtagtcaaaaacaacaacgtgctacatccattaggcgcatcaaataaatcatattttccctgccgctattgtcaacaagtcacgcatagcccgaggctttacatttctttgtcaacattccgagtccgtgaacgcttcagtgcgcagacatcttgccagttatttactcatgtcaaaggtcactatgacgttgagtcgttgaaagaaattcagccaatccggagccacttctacacgcgttgcttcttgggatagatcggtggcctcaagaattacacaatctatatcaggggtgctcaatacgtcgatcgcggcgtagtattggtagatcgcatgacataaaaaaaaattggcccgcccccctgtcactttctctatagcgccacattacagcagcagcacgtcatttctgtctctacgtgttgcgttaacagtcctctgcccgccgtctcgcgcgccgcggagctccgacaccggtttgcgcgcatcgggacagacggagcaaagaaaaagtcactagcacccccgaacatgtcggccgaacattgcatcaatgaaagacatctccagcgctggcttatgcgcgatgtagctatcaagctcacgcttttgtgtaaagcagatgaggtctaatgtcactatatcatcggacataagtttgtgttctttacaacaaatgcactctatgtctgttttttgtggcacacatttcccacaactgccccaaacgtccgccgacttgcgtgcacggtccgcacggtgaagcatctggaccggcggtccttcggcatcaacttcatcagaatcatcgctatcatcgctgtcacaattcactaaatggggatagtctgcttttaaaggttcaaacaagtatccagttgctgaatctgacaatctttcatcgtccatatttcgcccgttttctttattattatcaagttctcagcatttgtttgcggcgccgacgttgtttacattggtttctgaacacatccgctgtggttggctgtcgatctatcaacgatgtgacgtcacaccaccggcgccatattcaagcaccagtgcaatgaagcttgtcggagttgagggactttgaacagcctaaactacgtattgttattgaatactggaccgtcagtgcatgaataacctttagaaacacattatcttttgatctggctacatattcgagatcacaacaggtaccctttaacgcCTCTCGCTGTTAGCGctgcgcagacagcttgacacggagcagcgcgtgcgctctgatcgctcttttaatgaagtatcgatactaaacatatgctaaatcacatcgctcttaacgtacgggtactttgttagcatcgctacaccgtgcagcgtgacaacagcagatgtagcggctaacattcaagctaacctaaaccaccaaacgctgaagacatcttgacgctgattggccgagacgcgacacgtcccatcaaagatgttttattgcgaagagcaccactccacattttctccgtgtcccactccaatctcacaaacgccggccggccaattgaccccccccccccccctaccccaaaacaaaaactcttcggatctacacgattcacgtaagtcacctattttggtttcaaaacggcgaatttcgccgaaaggtgagtgATTCTCATGCCTGCCAATAGATAGATTGTGTATGCTTATGTTGCCAATTATGATTGCCCTTTCACTtggtgcactttttttttttttttgcataattCGGAAAAAAATCATGTTTTTAACTTTCTATATAACTTTAATGTCCTTCAAATATGTTAGACAACTTGTTTTAACCAGAGTTAAAGTTCCCGGTTGGTAAATTCAATGTATAATTTATAAGATTATGGTTTACAACACAAAATAAGCTTGATAGAAAGTGGTAGATTATGGAAATATAAGCTCTGCAGGTACCAACGTTCTTTTTTTATGCACTCTGAGCTTGtccataattattatatttcagCAATAATGTGCGAGGCAGGACTTTGTCGTCAATAATAACAGCTTCAAGGTTGTTGTTCGGCAAACCCTTGAAAAGGACATAATTGACAAAGTACTTCCTCGAGTACCGTATTGCTTTTATAATACCattattcatattttgagtcCACCGATATGGAActctcaaataaatgtaaacagctgtcggacattatggctgattaaagtacacctcgtgactaactctcaaccaatcagaatgcttgatttcttCTGCCCgtattataatatacaaaaagatAAGTCTCCTAGAACTTTTAGTGTGATCAACATTTGACATACCACTTGCACAATCTCTGATTTCCGTTCGTTCTCTGCGCGGCGTTTCAAgttgtcctctctccttttcctcttttcctATAAAGACAGGAAAGATAGAATatgtaaaacaatgtaaatactTACACATTTCAAAGGTTAAATCACTACACAGCTTGAGCCTACCTCTCTCTGTTTCATTTTATCATCTTTGAGCTTCAAGGTATACCGTTTCACCAGATCCTTGTCCCGTTTGGCCTCCATCTTCTTTTCCCATGAAGAGCACAACGGTTTGTCTCTTACCATTGCAGAGAACCTGAAACACAAAATCAGATACAGCATGTTTATAGATAATACAAGAGTGTAGGGCTGGAATAATTTGCATGCAAGGCAACTTGAGGCCAGGGACAAGTGTGGCTCACAAAGACGAGTTGGTTGAGTGATGAATGTAACTTGTTCGGAAACAAAGACGCCGACAAATACAGCATTTATTGTCGTGGCACGGCCAATTCCCGATCTACTTTTATCATAGTATTGTTGGAAATATTTTTGATGATGATGGACTTGGTAAAAACAAATCCTTTATTATACTTTTTCTACGTTTGAAATGAAGTTCTCTCCAGTCATTTTAAACCAATCTCACAACCTTGTTGTGTAAAATATGGTTTAATAATTAGATTAATTGAGGATAAATATAAGTAGCAATACCGTACTATACAATTACTTAAATTATTAAACTGCATTTAAACGGGTAAAAGGAGTATTTAGTAACAcgtatttaaaaatattgaaTATTCAGAATGACCTCTGTCaatgttatattattgttatcgTATCATGGAGGAATGTGTATGCAGTACTTGCTTTCCTCCCTTGAACTATTTAATACTTATCACTAGAGATGTATATCACATGTATTACATGAAAAGTAATTTAATAATGTCTCTGAACTGTTGGAGTACAACATATGATGCATCAAATTAAAAGGAAAACTCGACTTAAATGGCAGCGAGCTAGCTGTTACTTGAATAGATGTAACGCGTCTCTTTTACTTATCATACTTGTCATACTAACGTTATCCTCAGTCATAATAACGTTAGCCCACCTCTGCTTGTTGCGGTCCTTCCACACGCGGCCGGATTTGGGTTTTCCCAGCGGAATGACCGGACCTTGTTTTCCACTTGAACCCAAACGACGCTTCTTCTTTGGGGCGGCGATACTCTCGGGCGCCGTTTCTGCTGTTGCAGGCCCGACCACGTGAACGTCTTCGCTGCCGTTAACAGCGCCTACGTCTGGATCTGCTGCAGCCTGCGCGTGCGGCGCCGCTTGCTCTGACACATTAACGACCACCGACTCCGGATATACCGGGATATCGAGCTTCTCCTCGACCAGACTCTCTAGTTTCTGCACTGGTTCCTCCGTAATTTTCTTTTCTACATTCGGCAGCTCCTGGAGGACGGAACTTCTGGTCCTCCGGCTGGGGGTCCTCACTGGGGCTTCGGAGTCCAGAAGTGCTGCAGGAGTGCGCACTTTGCGGCCGCTGCGGGTCTGTCTGGTCTCCGGCGGTGAATCATGAACCTCCTTCTTCTCGAGTTGCACTCCAGAACCAGTATTTTCTTCTAGCATGGCTATCTGCCTCTTCGACATGTTTCTAATTCAGCGGGCCAAACCACATTACTCTTAGAAACTTGCGTACCCACGTGCGACCACAGCCAGCGTTGTGTACTTGCTTTACTTCCGCGTCTAGGGCGGATGGTAAACAACGTAGCAGCGCGTGATTGCCGTCTACTGGTTTGGAGGGTGAACTGCATACTTCCCATACTACTACTgtgtctcatttatttctctatCAAGGAAGTAAACCATTAAGTTCAGACAATCAGTCGCAACGCAGAGGTCAACTCCAAGCCAAATTAGCCACAATATCAGCAGCAGAAAAGAGACACGTAAAacacttgaaaaaaataaaaacagacaaaacaagaTTCATAGAAATTCTAGTAACTTGAACATATTGTGTGTCAATACATTACGTTTAAGATTGTTAGAGTATAATACAAGTTGAATCAGAAAAGACCATGTGGAAttcaaaaaaaaacataatgaaaAGAAATTATCAAAATGAATAATTACTTGTTGGGAACAATCCAAACAATAGCCATAGATGAAAATATTACAACAAATTGCATACAAACTCAttctataaataaatcaaagaattggaaaaaaaaaaatctgaattgtttattttatatggGAAGTGGAGTACAGGGCAGTAGTGGAGTGGGTCGGCAGAAATGACCTGCttctgaacgtggccaagaccagagatatgctggtggacttcaggaggaagacaaCGGCTCCATGACCGCTGAGGGTTCCAGGAGAGGATGTAGgtatggtggaggagtacaaatTCCTGGATGTCGACAacagactgaactggaaggccagcATCAACGCTGTGTCATCCCCACCCACAACAGGGGAATCGAGAGGTGGTCCAGACTGTTTTCAAATACATACCTGGCTGAAGGACtagtgctcaatacgtcgatcgcggcgacctaccAGACGATCGCGGcgtaggtcccccccccccccccgtaggtagatcattttgacttggACATTAtataagtagctcgcgtgctaaaaaagtgtgagcacccttGCCCTACATCAACAACTTCGACCTATTCTGGGCGAGGCCCATCCTCCTGAAGCGCGATGGCCTCCACGAGAGGGGGATCCCAGATGCTGTCTGAGAACTTGGTCTCTGTACTGAGGAAATGACATGGTGTCACGGTAGAAAACGTTACAGCTCCCCCGCCACCCTTTTTATGCCacgattttattatttattattgctGGACTTTTTTGTCGTCACAGATACATGGATATTTGAGGGAGATTGTAGTCCTCTTATAGAGACATTATGGATACTAACACATTAACATCACTTCGGCAATACAACAACCGACACATTCAAAGAGTCACATCCTCAACCTCGTACTGTATAATGATCTCAGCCCCGAAAAGAACTGAAGAGAGACtaaaagagaaaggaaagaaaattgaaaaaactgctcgacatgtatttttattatatttggaAAGATGCATTGAATAACTATCAAAAGGCAGTTAAAGAATCAAGAACCTCCTTCTCCAATTTAATTCTAGACAATCATTCAGACCCCGGAGTCTAATTCAAGGTAAAAGATACGGTCATAAACCGCTCCCCCTGTCATTTTATTGATGATTGCAAGAGATGTGTGACaagtttttaaattattttaataataaggtAAATTAATAACAAGACAACAAATGAGTTAAAAGTTCCTTACCGTGACCTTAAATGACAATACTCTCAACTGAAAAATACATCTCTTCGTACTGTTGGTCTAATGGTACATACTTTAAAATGGTACCTACTTtcaaccagtggttctcaattGGTCTGACAGAATACGTATTCCAacacaaaaacatgtttaatgATGAATTAAAACAACCAGCTGGTGGCGATGCTAGAGAGGGAACTATTTCTATAAAAgctgcattttaattaaaaaacaaaaagtgcatCTTCAGGACACGAGGTATTACAACATACTGTACATAACAATTAAGAATCTTCAGCCATTTTTAAACAAACTCAACAGCTtttatgcacacacaaaaaagaactaAGAagtagtattaaaaaaaagactcaaaTGACCTAACTTTAACTGAGAAAACGCTCTCACTGAATCTGACAAACAATTTACGAAAAAGTTCactgtcttgaggagcagcttttccacagattcaaaataaatgttataaaaaGTGCAATTCAAGTGAATTCATACACACAAAAGTAACTGTTCTTGTTATTATCTCATCGGAagtaaatactgaaaaacattGTGCTTTACAGAAACTTAAGCAGCACTAAATTCAACCTGAGGTGTAACACTCACCGACTTGAGTCTGGAGAAATTTCTAATGGGAGAAGCTGCATTTTATATTCAGTAGGATGTTTAATTGAATTATcctaaaaatacaaaatctcCCCtatatcaggatggtttgatCCAACCTGGCActgctgaaaaaaataatatatatatctatatatagatacatatatattcatttttatttgccCAAGTGACCCAGTAAAAACGGGTCCGCGACCCACAAGTTGAGAATCACTGCTTTAAACTCTTAATTTCTCTCTatcttaaagccccattatggaggttttcccttttagcgcccccttcagttttggaggtatttaacgtttacttcagtgtcgtaaatacccagttacgctagatgcagcctcgcatacacttgtattgatgaccagacgaagtcagaaaccaagaaatgatgtcaaccgataaggtaagaatattcaaagattttacataaatatgactgcatagttttattcattgtgatatcggagatgaatgctaacataaccaaaagaatgacaacatttagttttgatgaaataccgatcgcgttttcagcctatatattgtaacgtctcggacgttatggcactgatgacacggagacgggacgacgttattaatcctcactttattgggcatccaccaacacagacagcgtgctcctctcagctcagcagctcgaacgtcaacaacaacggttcccgtcaaccacccttaactccccttttctgacaggttaaccccgcctcccctctactccgccaatcacaggcacgcccccctcgaccagcatgcacggtgccacactgtgattgacagccacttcacagggtcgctacaatacgttgttttctaaatgtttgaatgtggagtacgtgtgatcgaatacaatattgttgacaacaccaaaaagctacatattcataatttacattggaacgtgtaattcattacaagagacttcgcttgcttcgcccttatactgtagctgcgagcgtggactggcactatatgacattgcgtaatcactgccagaaagcaggtcgaagtacatccgccccggatcgggcggccccagaatcctacatagcggagttatttccccacagacccccgatggcaatggcggaggcgcaaatcgccatattataAGTCATTGTAgcagcacaatttttttcaagctgtttaacccttgtgttgccttagggtcattttgacccgaatcaatattacaccctccccccgccttaggattaatttgaccccattcaatgtttaatgtcggtgttctttcggtagtcaacaaacaaacataaagtgcctcacacttaaacttggaaaacaatattaattctaataattttctggaggtacaattgttgcataatgttactttaacttGTATTTTTGCCCATCAATGACAATTTGATGAACAATAATAATTTGTACTTTAATCAATATGAAATCCAGTAAGTAAAACAAAACAGCAATCTCATCTATTGTGCAAAATGAATTTTTAGCTccattatttaatttgattctattgtatatttataaacatgtttGCCGCTGCTTTATACAATTTCCTCCTgcggatgaataaagtaataactaatctaatctaatccaaACTGAATTTGACAAACAGCTGTGAAAGTCACAACTTTTGATATTCAAATGGCCACACTGTTTTCTACCTCCCTTGGATCGAGGTATGTGTACGGGACCTCCAGATTCTTGTTTCTGGCTTTGATGGCCGCACTTAACTCTTGAAGACTTGCTTGAAAATCCTTTATCAGGTTGCAGGGAATCTTCTCACTGAAATGGTCCTGTGGGTACTGGCCGAGAGGGACCTGATGACATCAatgatacatttaaaacatgtttttttcattttcatttaatgtTTATCAAACATAAACTATTGGTAAAAGATTGGGAAGTGACAAGGATTTCCAAGTGGGTcgaaaagggtattttgtttgtAATGACATCATGACCTATGCATAACTCAAACAGAAATGtgattttctattttattttcatgaggTTTTGGAGACTTACGAAGTCAGAGGATTGCTTGCTCAGTAGCCACATGACTGCCATTCCGTTTGCTGCTGTGCCCTTGTTAGGCAATGTCTGCAGCATCATGGCTTTGCTTGTTGTCCCCTTTCTTGTTGGTGGAGGAAGTTGCAGGGTGGTGGGAGCGTTGGGCATCCAGCCACCGTAGTCAAACTGCGACGAATAAATGATTGACagacgattaaaatttttagaAGCCACGCCGTATTAGTAATAGGAAAGTTGGCTACTTTGgtcaaaactaaaatatatgGATTGTAAACATTTCTTccagacattcatggtcccaCCATGAGGTGGACATTTGAGGTTATCAGAGAAATGTCTCTAAAACTACTGCTGGGTTgtcatttaattcagtttaaacATTCATGTTCAGTTCAGGGTGATAACTTACGTTATCCTATTAGTCTACTCTTCATTTTGGACTATCATCTGAATACATTTGTTGTATGTTCAATAGTGTAGGCTAATAGCCATATACCTTGTCATTGTGAGTGTTAGCAATCGTGGCATTTAGCTCCAAGCATCATCGTGCCAACGTGCAGCCAAAGAGTCATGCAAGCATGGCTGTAGACTCTTGTTTATGTGAAAGACTTCAGGGCAAGCGACAACCTGATGAACCCATTCCACATAAATAGCATTATTATAACTAAATTGAAAGACCTTACCTGTCCAGTGTTCACAGCCGAATGCTGTCCTGAGGAAGTGAAGATCGCCATGGTGACAAACTTGACCAACTCAGCCATGGTGGTAAAGCTCTGGGGAATTCCTGAGAATTAGTGAGAATAAAGTGTGTTTACTAAAG
The nucleotide sequence above comes from Pseudoliparis swirei isolate HS2019 ecotype Mariana Trench chromosome 24, NWPU_hadal_v1, whole genome shotgun sequence. Encoded proteins:
- the ccdc86 gene encoding coiled-coil domain-containing protein 86; the encoded protein is MSKRQIAMLEENTGSGVQLEKKEVHDSPPETRQTRSGRKVRTPAALLDSEAPVRTPSRRTRSSVLQELPNVEKKITEEPVQKLESLVEEKLDIPVYPESVVVNVSEQAAPHAQAAADPDVGAVNGSEDVHVVGPATAETAPESIAAPKKKRRLGSSGKQGPVIPLGKPKSGRVWKDRNKQRFSAMVRDKPLCSSWEKKMEAKRDKDLVKRYTLKLKDDKMKQREEKRKRREDNLKRRAENERKSEIVQVITNTAKIKRMKKKQLRKIEKRDTLALLQKTQKQRVKGPKSQKVDPDLI